The sequence below is a genomic window from bacterium 336/3.
TTTGGGCATTCATCTCTAAAAGGTTTATACCTCCACAAGTAACAAACTCTTCTTTGAAAGTCGTTTTTCCATTTATAACATAGTTATCATACAATAAAACATTTACCAAAGCATTAATTTCTTGCTTTTTTACATCTGCCCATTTCTGATTTTCCTGAATGCCTGCTTTAGCTAGTAAAAAATTCCACAATCGTTTAGGCAGTTCTGTAAAATTGGTATTGGCAATTAAACTTGCTCCTCTCTGATTTTTTAGAGTCATGATTTGTTCTCTCAAAGCATCTTCTTTACTATCAATCCATGCTATTTCTGCTTCAAACTGGTATTTTTTTTCAGCAAGTATCCTTGCTCCCCAAGCTGAAAGCCTTAAAATTACAGGCCCACTCATTCCCCAATGTGTAATGAGCAATGCCCCTTTCTCTTGTAGTTTTGTATCTTTGATGCGTACAGATGCTTTTGTGCTTACCCCCATAAGTTCTGTAATGGGGTTCTTAGGCATATTAAATGTAAATAGAGAAGGAACTGGTGGCTCAACCAATAATTCTAGTTTACTTAAAAAATTGAAATTCTCTACTTTTGTTTGCCCCCCAACAGCCACAATCACCTTATCAAAATGTATTTTTTTAGGATTATTCTTAAACTCTAATAAAAAACCTTTTTCTTGTGGTATGATAGATATTATTTCTGTTTGTATTTGTATTTGAACTTTGTTTTTATGAGCTTCTTTTAAAAAACAATCTATAATAGTTTGAGAAGAATCTGTAACAGGAAATATTCTCCCATCTCCTTCTACTTTAAGGCGAACACCTCTTTCCTCAAGCCATGTACACATTTGTGTGGGACTAAACTCATGGAACAATGACTTTAAAAATTTTGAGCCTCTAGGATAAAATTTTGCCAATTCTGAGGGTTTGTGGCAGTCATGGGTCACATTACATCTGCCTCCACCTGAAACTGCCACTTTTGAAAGTAGTTTAGTTGTTTTTTCAAACAAAAAAACTTGAGCTTGAGGATGATGAGTACGAATATTAATTGCTGAAAAAAAACCTCCTGCCCCACCACCAATGACTGCTATTTTCATAGTTTTCTAAAATTTAGTCTTTTCCAGCTCTTTTTTAGCGTCTTTGGCTTTGAGGTCTTCACGTTTATCATAGAGTTTTTTACCTTTCGCCAGAGCTATTTCCATTTTAGCAAAACCTCTGTCATTGATAAAAAGCCTTACAGGTATAATCGTAAGCCCTTTATCTTCTAAACCTTTTTCTAATTTTCTGATTTCCTTCTTTTTAAGCAATAATTTTCTTTTACGTAAAGGCTCATGGTTATAATATGTACCCTCTCCGTATGGTGAAATATGCATTTGTATAATCCAAACCTCACTATCTTCTATATAACAATATGCATTTTGTAATTGTACTTTACTTTGTCTGATAGACTTTATTTCTGTACCTGTCAGCATTAAGCCTGCTACATACGTTTCTAAAAAATGATATTCAAAAGATGCTTGTTTATTGCGAATATTGACTGTTTTCTGTATTTTTTCTTTTTCCTTTGCCATAATCTCTCATAATATATAAATTTTGGGCTTGCAATTTACATTATTTTTATGCAAATTTTATGCTTTTAAAGGCTTTTTTTGATTAAAATATCTATGTCTTTATGCCTACTATTCATTTAGAAACACACGTTAATGCCCCTATTGAAATATGCTTTGACCTTTCAAGAAGTATTGATTTGCACCAGATTTCCACCTCCAAAACCAACGAAAAAGCTATCGCAGGCAAAACTTCAGGACTGATTGAATTAGATGAATTTGTTACATGGGAGGCTACTCACCTATTTGTACGCCAAAAACTTACAAGTATCATTTCTAAGTATGAGAAACCTTTTTATTTCAGAGATGAGCAGGTAAAAGGAGCGTTTAAGTATTTCAAACACGACCACTTTTTTGAAGAAAAAAATGGTAAAACACTTATGAAAGATATTTTTGAGTTTCAAGCCCCTTTGGGTATATTGGGAAGGCTTGCAGAATGGCTTTTTTTAACAAATTACATGAAGAAATTTCTCATTATCCGAAATAACACCATCAAGGAATATGCTGAAACAGATTTATGGAAGAATGTTTTAAAATAAAAGTTTATGAATAAATTATTTTTATTATGGTTTGTATTGATTTTTTTATCATGCAAAAATAAAGAACCCGAATGGCATACCTTAAATTTTGGTGCATTTAAAATCAAAGCCCCTCAAGGCTGGAAGATTATCCCTCAAAAAAGTTTTGATAGTTATTTTGGAAGTTTAAGTGATAATAAAAATACCATTTGGTTTGATTATGGCATGTATAGTGTTGATTTTGTTGGGAGAGAAGATAATTACTATCGGCATGCTAAGGATACTGTAAATGGGCTTCTAGCTTCTATTACAATCCCTGATACAGCAGGCAAAGGACTTATTTCTATGCATATTGCTAAAATAAAAGAGAATACAAAATTTACAATCTGGACAGAGTCTAAGCAAACAGAGATGATTCTCAAGATGTATAAAAGTATTATTTTTAAGAACATTGATACATTAAAAAACCCACCTTTATCCTTGAAAAAATTCACCTTTAGCATAAGAGGAGGTGCAAAAACGCTGTTTGAACAAAATTGTGCAATGTGTCACAAATTAAATGGTTCATATATGACTGGTCCTCCACTTACAAAAGCCATGAGGAATAAAACAAGTGAATGGGTATTTAAATTTTTAACATCACAAAAAACTCTTATTGGTAATACTTTTATTTATCAGAATAAAAAATATGATATAATTTGTGGAAATTTTTCTGATTTTACCAAAAGTGACGTGGAAGCTTTAGTAAATTACATTCAAGGACAAGATAGTTTTGAAGATGAGGATGAGTTTAATCAAAAAGCCCCATAAGAATTGGGGCTTTGAGTTATTTATCTGAGGGAGTTGCTTTGGTAATTACCATCACATCTCCATCTGGACCATCTTGATACAGAGGCATTCTTTTGGTTGTGTATTCAATCATAAACCATTTGTTTAAAAGCTTTTTATTGGCTCCAAATCCCTGATTTTCTGATGTAATTTCATTTTTAGGAAGCTCTACAAAAAAATTAATAGACTTATCTTCATTTCTACCAAATTCAAATTCTTTACCCTTTTCATCTTTGAAATAATTATGTTCTGCATCTCCAAAGGAAAAATCGACAAACTGCATTTTAGCAGATTGAGTGCCTTTTTTTTCTTCTTTGGGTGTTTCTGTTTTCTTTTCTTCTTCTTTAGGAGTTTCTTTCTCAGTAGTTGTAGCCACAGAGTCTTTTTTGGGTGTATCTTCTTTTTTTTCAGCTTCTTTACAAGCTACAAGGCTTATAGATAAGCCTAATACGAAATACAGTGTTCTCATTTTAATAAAAATTTATAGTTGAAAATTTTAGTCCCAATATTTTTTTCTTTGTTTCAAGATAAAAAAAATACCTCTTAAAAATATCAGAAAATGATTGAATAAATTCGAAACAAAGCCATAATGTTTTTTAAGCACCTCATAACGCTCCCACAACGAAGTTTTTCGTTTTTGAGTAGTAAGTCCACCCAAAGAAAAATTAGCAATTACAATTTCAGTATTGATAATTTTTTGGGCATTTTTCAGGCATTCTATCACCCAATTTACATCCGCTGAGTATTTATATTGTAAATCGTAGAAAGGCACAATACTTTTTTTAGCAATAAAAGCCTGATGACAAACCACCATTCCTAAGCTTAAAGATTTCCATGTTAGATTTTTAGGTGTTTTTTGAGGTGTTATTTCACTTCTAAGCCCTAAAGGTTTAAGGGTTTCAGCTTCTAAAATCATGGCTTCACCATAATAAATATCT
It includes:
- a CDS encoding glycosyl transferase family 2; translated protein: MYQPKISVITVTYNAESYLEKTFESVFAQTYPHIEYVVIDGKSKDKTLEIIKKYESKIHFWLSEPDKGLYDAMNKAISHATGEYIIFMNAGDTFYEHTTLEKVFQKPENADIYYGEAMILEAETLKPLGLRSEITPQKTPKNLTWKSLSLGMVVCHQAFIAKKSIVPFYDLQYKYSADVNWVIECLKNAQKIINTEIVIANFSLGGLTTQKRKTSLWERYEVLKKHYGFVSNLFNHFLIFLRGIFFILKQRKKYWD
- a CDS encoding flavoprotein, whose protein sequence is MKIAVIGGGAGGFFSAINIRTHHPQAQVFLFEKTTKLLSKVAVSGGGRCNVTHDCHKPSELAKFYPRGSKFLKSLFHEFSPTQMCTWLEERGVRLKVEGDGRIFPVTDSSQTIIDCFLKEAHKNKVQIQIQTEIISIIPQEKGFLLEFKNNPKKIHFDKVIVAVGGQTKVENFNFLSKLELLVEPPVPSLFTFNMPKNPITELMGVSTKASVRIKDTKLQEKGALLITHWGMSGPVILRLSAWGARILAEKKYQFEAEIAWIDSKEDALREQIMTLKNQRGASLIANTNFTELPKRLWNFLLAKAGIQENQKWADVKKQEINALVNVLLYDNYVINGKTTFKEEFVTCGGINLLEMNAQTMSSKRYPDLYFTGEVLDIDGITGGFNFQSAWTTAWIASQLG
- a CDS encoding SsrA-binding protein — encoded protein: MAKEKEKIQKTVNIRNKQASFEYHFLETYVAGLMLTGTEIKSIRQSKVQLQNAYCYIEDSEVWIIQMHISPYGEGTYYNHEPLRKRKLLLKKKEIRKLEKGLEDKGLTIIPVRLFINDRGFAKMEIALAKGKKLYDKREDLKAKDAKKELEKTKF
- a CDS encoding cell division protein, coding for MPTIHLETHVNAPIEICFDLSRSIDLHQISTSKTNEKAIAGKTSGLIELDEFVTWEATHLFVRQKLTSIISKYEKPFYFRDEQVKGAFKYFKHDHFFEEKNGKTLMKDIFEFQAPLGILGRLAEWLFLTNYMKKFLIIRNNTIKEYAETDLWKNVLK